In Primulina huaijiensis isolate GDHJ02 chromosome 16, ASM1229523v2, whole genome shotgun sequence, a single genomic region encodes these proteins:
- the LOC140961958 gene encoding uncharacterized protein, whose amino-acid sequence MGDYIGLESCVDLKPDVEPSHGGATNLQRSGGRRGAVGKEYPPVIPSLASTEQLPSWVMHKYYTGDGRLIITEEKVKRHEYLQAHRSDGRLTLNLVPLDDAVKGDEEEKLGEGIRGGDEEMDDPTVERSKYNNIGIKVKPCGGFEVHLLPFSRPVHTA is encoded by the coding sequence ATGGGCGATTACATTGGGCTGGAGAGCTGCGTCGATCTCAAACCCGACGTGGAGCCGTCGCACGGCGGCGCTACCAATCTCCAACGGAGCGGGGGAAGGCGGGGAGCGGTGGGCAAGGAGTACCCACCGGTGATCCCATCGCTAGCGAGTACAGAGCAGCTGCCGTCGTGGGTGATGCACAAGTACTACACCGGCGATGGGAGGCTGATAATCACCGAAGAAAAGGTGAAGCGCCACGAGTATTTGCAGGCCCACCGTTCCGATGGCCGCCTCACGCTCAATCTGGTGCCGTTAGACGACGCCGTTAAAGGGGACGAGGAGGAGAAATTGGGGGAGGGAATTAGAGGCGGGGATGAAGAGATGGATGATCCGACGGTGGAGCGTAGTAAGTATAACAATATTGGGATAAAAGTGAAACCTTGTGGCGGATTTGAGGTTCACTTGCTGCCTTTTTCCAGGCCTGTTCACACAGCGTAG
- the LOC140960759 gene encoding heavy metal-associated isoprenylated plant protein 24-like yields the protein MILICLKLLEMGVSGTLEYLSELVSLPKKKKQQMNTVSVKIRMDCEGCARKVKSALSGVKGVKSVEIDLKNQKATVNGFVEVKKVMEAAKSTGKKVEPWPYVPYTLIAHPYASGVYDKKAPPNFVRGTDEPGVATLNPDEQQYTQMFSDDNPRSCSLM from the exons ATGATATTGATTTGTCTGAAATTATTAGAGATGGGAGTTTCGGGGACATTGGAGTACTTGTCTGAATTGGTTAGCCTCCCCAAGAAGAAGAAGCAGCAAATGAACACAGTATCTGTTAAGATCAGAATGGATTGTGAAGGATGTGCTCGAAAAGTCAAGAGTGCACTCTCCGGTGTTAAAG GAGTAAAATCAGTGGAAATTGATCTGAAAAATCAAAAAGCAACAGTGAATGGGTTCGTGGAGGTTAAGAAGGTAATGGAAGCAGCCAAGTCAACCGGTAAGAAAGTGGAGCCATGGCCTTATGTACCTTACACGCTGATCGCACACCCTTATGCCTCCGGAGTTTACGACAAGAAAGCCCCTCCAAATTTCGTGAGAGGTACTGATGAACCCGGAGTCGCAACGCTTAACCCTGATGAACAACAATACACACAAATGTTTAGTGATGATAATCCACGCTCATGTTCTCTCATGTAA
- the LOC140960760 gene encoding uncharacterized protein, giving the protein MLTDSEIAFSNPNDSKMGEEAENDAERIFVSNTTPTRNSNPNSITPSQFLAWKRRKDADASARKAEAARKRAEDIAAGLVQMNGRELFVQEPWVFDNSRY; this is encoded by the exons ATGCTCACAGATTCGGAGATTGCTTTCTCGAATCCAAACGACTCGAAAATGGGCGAGGAAGCTGAGAATGATGCCGAAAGAATCTTTGTATCAAATACAACCCCTACCCGAAATTCAAACCCTAATTCCATCACACCATCCCAATTTCTCGCCTGGAAACGCCGGAAG GATGCTGATGCTTCCGCGAGAAAAGCTGAAGCAGCAAGAAAGCGTGCAGAGGATATAGCTGCTGGCTTGGTTCAAATGAATGGTCGTGAGCTTTTTGTGCAGGAGCCCTGGGTGTTTGATAATTCACGTTACTAA